Below is a genomic region from Magnetococcales bacterium.
GCATCGACTGCGTGAAAACCTGGCGCGGTTGCGTGTCGCGGGGGTGGAAATCATCGCCGGCGATGCCACGGAGGCCGGTCTGTTCGCCGGGTACACTTTTCATCGTGTCCTGGTGGATGCCCCATGCACGGGAACCGGAATCATCCGCCGCCATCCGGAAATCAAATGGTTGCGCGGAGAGGAGGAACCGGTCCTCATGCAGCGGCAACAGTGTGCCATCCTGGCGGCTTCGGCGCGACAAATCGTGCCGGACGGCGTGTTGGTCTATGCCACATGTTCCATGGAACCGGAGGAAAACGAAGAGGTCGTCCGGGAATTCCTCGCCACCCATCCCGATTGGTCGCTCGATCCCATCGATCCCCGGGTGGAGGGAATGCCGACCGAATGGATCGATGCGGCGGGCCTGTTTCGAACATGGCCGGGGCTTTGCGACATGGATGGTTTTTTTGCCGCGCGACTGGTACGAAGGTTTGGAAAAAATGCCGACTGAAAAGGAATTGCTTTTTTTTGCCCTCGGGGCATCATGTTCGACATGGATGGGACTCAAGTGGAAGAATTTCTCCTGGAATATGGCTATCTGGTTCTCTTCATCGGCACGTTCCTGGAGGGAGAAACGATTCTTCTCGTGGCGGCCTATCTGGCTTCCCGGGGTTACCTGGATCTTTGGACCTCGGTGGCGGTGGCGGGAACGGGCACCTTTCTCGGTGATCAACTGACTTTCTGGATCGGTCGGCGTCTGGGCAAGGAATGGTTCTGGAAACGGGAACGACAATGGACCAAAGGGGTGCGGCGGGTCGTGGCATTGATCGAACGATGGGACATCTGGTTCATTCTGAGCTATCGATTTTTTTATGGCGTGCGCAATGTCAGCTCCTTTGCCCTGGGGATCAGCGATCTTTCCTTCATCCGGTTCATGGGTCTGAATTTCCTGGCCAGCGTCATCTGGGCCATCTCCTTCGGCATGGCCGGTTTTTTCTTCGGCAAGGCGGTCGAAAAGGTCCTGGGACAGGTCAAGGAATACGAGATGTACATTCTGGCGGGTTTTGGCCTTTTCGCCGTCCTGGTCTGGCTGATCAATCGTTTGCTGGCAAGAAGAAAACAGACCGGCTGATCAGGGAAAGGCGTTCTTCAGACACGCATCCAGTTGCATCACCGCCCAAAGAGGTTGGCTGAACTCACTCCGGCCATGAAGGTGTTCGTCGATCATCCAGCCGAGAAACCGGGAATCGATGCCTCCCAGGGTCGTCAGACGGGGTTCGGCGACAAGTTTTTTCAGCCGGTCGGCCAACGGCTGGCGCAACCATTGGCCGATGGGAGCGATAAAGCCCATCTTCGGGCGATCGAGAATCTCCCTGCCCAAGAGTGTGGTCAATCCTTCCTTGAGCAGGGCCTTGCCCGAACCGTGATGCAGTTTGAATTCCGCCGGAAGTTGCAGCATCCACGCAACCAGTTCGTGATCGAGCAGCGGCACCCGGACCTCCAGCCCATGGGCCATGCTGGCGCGATCCACCTTGACAAGGACCCGTCCTGCCAGAAAAGTCTTGAAATCAAGATATTGGAGGCGGGCCAAAGGATGGAGCGGGGCATGCGGGGCCAGTTGCCGGAAAACCTCCACGGCGCGGTAACCCTGGAGCGAACGGTTCATGGATCCGGAAAAAAGACGCCGCCGCAAGGCCTCGGGCATGATGGCGACCGCCTGGAAATAACCGTCGATGCTGTCCCTGGCGAGCGATGAAAAGGTGGACCTGGCCCGGAGAAACCGTGGCAGCCGGTCCCCTTTGGGATAGAGCCGTCCCAACGGGCCGAAGATCATCCGGCGCAAACTCAAGGGAAGGATGGCCTTGATTTTTTCCTCCACCATCACCCGGCGGTAACGGTCATACCCCGCCATCGCCTCGTCGCCGCCGTCCCCCGAAAGGACAACCTTGACCCGCTTTCGGGCCATCTCGCAGACGATCCAGGTGGGGATGGAGGAATGGTCGGCGAACGGTTCGTCATGATGATACGCCAGCCGTTCCAATAGATGAAAATGATGCGGTTCGGCCCGTTCGATTTCGTGACGCATTCCCTGGGCGCGGGCAACCTGGGCGGCCCATCGGGTTTCATCGAAGGCGGGATCGGCGAAGGAGACGGTACAGGCGGTAACCGGGGTGGACTGCGATCGGGCCATGAGGGTGGCGACGGCGCTGGAATCGACCCCCCCCGACAGGAAAGCGGCGCGTTCGACATCGGCCACCATGTGGCTTCGCACCGATTCCTGCAAGCGTGACATCAATTCGTCACGAGCGGCATTGCGGTCGGGATGGTGTTGCGGTTCAAACGCCGGTTCCCAGTAGCTTTGGGAACGGGCCAGTGGTTGTCCCGCCTTGAGTTCAAGCCGGTGACCGGGGGGAAGTTTGTGGGCCGCGGCATAGAGCGTCATCGGGTCGGGAACATACCCCAGGGCAAGGAAGCATTCGAGCGCCCGCGGTTCCAGGAGACGCTGAAATCGCGGATGGGTGGTGATGCCCTTCAGTTCCGAGGAAAAAGCGAGCCAGCCATCACTCAGAATCCCCCAGTAAAGCGGCTTGATCCCCAGGGGGTCGCGTGCCAGAAACAGGGTCGATCGCCTCCGGTCGTGAATGGCAAAGGCGAACATGCCGCGCAGTCGTGTGACAAGTTCCGGCCCCCAGGCCTCCCAGCCATGCACCAGGACCTCGGTATCGGAGCGGGTGGCGAACTGGTGTCCCAGGTCGGCCAGTTCCCGGGTCAATGCCTGGAAATTGTATATCTCGCCGTTGAATACCACGGCCACCGTCCCATCCTCGTTGAACAGGGGTTGCTTTCCCCCTTCCAGGTCGATGATCGACAGACGCCGATGTCCCAGACCGATTCCGGGACCGATATGAAGCCCCGCCCCATCGGGACCACGGTGGCTTTGGCTTTGGTTCATGGCTTCGAGGATCGCCCGGTCGGGGATTCTCGGTCCCGTCGGATCAAACAATCCTACGATTCCGCACATCGAAACGCCATCGTCGCAATCCCTTCCGGGTCAGGTGGGTCAACAGCATTCCCGGCGGCATCCGCAGCCAGTGGGAACGGACATAAAGCAGGCTCCAGGCGAGCCAGGATACGAACTCCAGTCGATCAGGGTCACCCGGAACCATGATTCGGGCGATGAGCCGGTCCATGACCACCCGGGCGACCACTCCCGGGCCTCCGGGATCACGGGCCATCTCCTGGAGGATGGCATCGGGAATCGGACTTGCCAACAGTTTTTTGCAATAATGGAGCGAATAATACAGCGGTCGCACCAGATCCAGCGCCCGGGCACGAGGCAGCAGCCGGTCCCAGAAATCGCCATCCGTCCGTCTCCAGGTGAAAAGACCATCCAGGTCCAGCAATCCGCGCAGGCCCTTGTCAAAATCGCCGTCGTAAAACAGATGGACCGCGGCATGAATGGCCATATCGACGGGACAGAGGGTCTTGAGCGGCCCGTGACCGGGAAGATCGACGGCCGAGGCGAACAGCAATCCAGGATCGGGGTGCAGCCGGCTTGTCTTCGGCAGGATGGTATGATGGATGTCCAGTTCGGTCATCCGTTGGCGATGTCTGAGGGGGGGAAGTTCGTGCATCCATTCGCGGTAGTAGCGTTGATCGTAGGGATGGAGTTTGGCCGGTTCCCAACCGTGTCGCGCCATGAGGGTTTCGACGAGGGGAAAATCCTCGGGTTTCATCAGGATGTCCAGGTCAGAGACATGACGTCCCCGGGACAGAGGCAAATCCAGGAAAACATAAGCGCCCCCCTTGAGCAAAATGATCGGAAGGCCCGTGCCCCACAGCGCCCGTCGGACACGATCGACCTCCCAGAGCAGCATTCGCCGGTCTTCCAATGCCAGCATCCGGGCGCTTTCAAGATGATTGCGGACCCTGGGATGGAGTTGTTCCAGAAGATTTCCATCACGGAAGAGCGTTTCCATCCGTCCCAGAAGTCCGGCACGGCGTCCCTGTCGCAACACCAGGTCCTGATCCGGAGCGGTCAATTGGGGAAAAAGATCCGGCTGGCGATACACCCGAAGCAGCAGGGGGATGGGATGGGCTGGAAAATGGGTCATGGTGGCACAGGATTGCCCGAATCAACCAAACGTTCAGAATCGTTCCCGACACATGCTCCAGGGAAAACACGCCGTCCCATGACACATGTTTCAACGTGGGAGAGAGACGGCAGGAGACCCTGGGAGTGGAACCGGCAAACGCATCTCCTGAACGGCTTGGGTGTTGAAGGGGGGAAAGGAAGGTGGAAAATACCGGTTGATCGTTGCGATCCCTCCCAGGATGATGATTCCCGTGGCAACGACCCATTTGATGGTTTCCACCTTGGCGGTCTCGATGTCCTTGCGCAATTCCAACCGGGTCAACTCGATCCGGGCGTCCACTTCCTTGATATCCCGTTTTAATTCTGCCTTCACGACCTCGATATCCCGTTTCAGTTCTGTC
It encodes:
- a CDS encoding nucleotidyltransferase family protein, which produces MTHFPAHPIPLLLRVYRQPDLFPQLTAPDQDLVLRQGRRAGLLGRMETLFRDGNLLEQLHPRVRNHLESARMLALEDRRMLLWEVDRVRRALWGTGLPIILLKGGAYVFLDLPLSRGRHVSDLDILMKPEDFPLVETLMARHGWEPAKLHPYDQRYYREWMHELPPLRHRQRMTELDIHHTILPKTSRLHPDPGLLFASAVDLPGHGPLKTLCPVDMAIHAAVHLFYDGDFDKGLRGLLDLDGLFTWRRTDGDFWDRLLPRARALDLVRPLYYSLHYCKKLLASPIPDAILQEMARDPGGPGVVARVVMDRLIARIMVPGDPDRLEFVSWLAWSLLYVRSHWLRMPPGMLLTHLTRKGLRRWRFDVRNRRIV
- a CDS encoding DedA family protein translates to MFDMDGTQVEEFLLEYGYLVLFIGTFLEGETILLVAAYLASRGYLDLWTSVAVAGTGTFLGDQLTFWIGRRLGKEWFWKRERQWTKGVRRVVALIERWDIWFILSYRFFYGVRNVSSFALGISDLSFIRFMGLNFLASVIWAISFGMAGFFFGKAVEKVLGQVKEYEMYILAGFGLFAVLVWLINRLLARRKQTG
- a CDS encoding amidotransferase 1, exosortase A system-associated — its product is MCGIVGLFDPTGPRIPDRAILEAMNQSQSHRGPDGAGLHIGPGIGLGHRRLSIIDLEGGKQPLFNEDGTVAVVFNGEIYNFQALTRELADLGHQFATRSDTEVLVHGWEAWGPELVTRLRGMFAFAIHDRRRSTLFLARDPLGIKPLYWGILSDGWLAFSSELKGITTHPRFQRLLEPRALECFLALGYVPDPMTLYAAAHKLPPGHRLELKAGQPLARSQSYWEPAFEPQHHPDRNAARDELMSRLQESVRSHMVADVERAAFLSGGVDSSAVATLMARSQSTPVTACTVSFADPAFDETRWAAQVARAQGMRHEIERAEPHHFHLLERLAYHHDEPFADHSSIPTWIVCEMARKRVKVVLSGDGGDEAMAGYDRYRRVMVEEKIKAILPLSLRRMIFGPLGRLYPKGDRLPRFLRARSTFSSLARDSIDGYFQAVAIMPEALRRRLFSGSMNRSLQGYRAVEVFRQLAPHAPLHPLARLQYLDFKTFLAGRVLVKVDRASMAHGLEVRVPLLDHELVAWMLQLPAEFKLHHGSGKALLKEGLTTLLGREILDRPKMGFIAPIGQWLRQPLADRLKKLVAEPRLTTLGGIDSRFLGWMIDEHLHGRSEFSQPLWAVMQLDACLKNAFP